CAATGTTGAGTCATCTTGTAATGTCTACTTGCTTGAATCCTAGACAGCCTGGACAACCAATACATCTGACAATCAGTCAGCTATGTTGACCCCTATGGTCTCACATTGCACTTCATCCgaaataaatgcttttacaACAGTCTTGGCATTTGTTTTTCTCTAAAAAATGATGTGAAATatactttaatattttaaatgtatatattttttaaactatagattttataaaatatactgTCATCCATTTGTGCATTGATGTTCCTGATTGGTTTTCACTGTTTTGTCGTTGATTTCTGATGCTACCCTGTCCCAGGGTACTATGCCTGGAGGAACACTGACAGAGGCTCCTGGTTCATCCAGTCCCTGAGTCACATGCTGACCGAGTATGGGAAACAGCTGGAAATAATGCAGATTATGACCCGTGTGAACAACATGGTGGCACGGGAATTTCAGTCATTCAACCTACAACCAGAGCTTGATGCCAAGAAGCAGATTCCCTCCATTGTCTCTATGCTCACCAAAGAGCTGTATTTCTCACAGTAACGCTGCCCTAATAGATAccgtagggaaaaaaaaaccaaatctCTGTGATTCTTTATCATGTAATGATTTTAATCATTTAGTCTTTAATGCTTTTTGTTGAAAAGTGCacctgtttttaaatctttatcCATTGTTTATGATTGTGATTTGTCTTGTTCCATTAGCAAGCATCGGAAATTAgcatatgctataaatgctgtgatacattgcattggaTATTGTTTGTCAATAagctatgtttaaatgtatctgtcccgatcaaataaacattaaataaataaataaataaataaataaatttgtcttGTCATTGTGATTGTTACTGTGTGTATGCTACATGTGAATTTGAccccttgaaaaagagatgttAATTTCAATGAGTAGGATCTTTAAGGTGCTTGAACCCTCAACACGGCATCAAACCATGAAATTCATATGGAGGGAAGTACTGGTGCCCGATTTGACAGCAACGCTAAGCACACAAGTTGCGGTCCTCAAAGGATAAATTCATTGGAACTTTGACCTTGTTTGAACCTGATCTTTCGTAGTGCGTCCAATCACATCCGTGCTTTGTATGAAGCGAGCAGATGTAAACACGAAAGAACATTTTGGGATAAACCCAAGATTTTCGGTCTCATAAAGCGGATTCAGAATTTAGCCTTACAACGCAGACAACCGGCTCCTACCACCGCTTGTTACAATTTTCCGAACCTACCGCTGTTCTGGATGGATGACGTCAAATTTTGCGGCGCTCGATTCTTCTCGTGTAGTCACCGCCTTACTTGACGTTGAACGCAGCGTTTGATTCTTGTAAAAGCGGCTTTATAGTCAACatttgtttgggttttttatttatatttattatcattgttaatTGTGTATTTGGAAAGATGTCTGATTCTCTAGAAAACATGGTGACAAATTCAGAGCTGTGTTGAAAAGCCACTGGTGCAATGTTTCATCTAGGTAATGATTAACTTCGAACTAATCTGTTTCTTGTCATTACTGACAGGCGGAAATAATAGAATGAGTGTATTATGAAAATACATATAaacctatttttatacagtctatgatATAAACACAAATTTACTCTGCACACGTTATCTTAGTGACAACACTGTTCTTGTGAAAGTCTGCAAAAAATGACAGTTCAATAATATTGCAAAAGACACAGCAATACAGATAAATTCATGTAGCATATCAAATAGCCTGCTTTAACCTGCTTATAGTGTAGATTGAAGATATCGGCTGTGGTATCATTATTTTGGCTGTTAACACTTGTTGTGGTTTATATTACAAATCATGAAACTGAACAGCTCCATGCTTATATTGAATTAAAGTAACTTAGCACTTTTACAAATCATCTTACAATGCAGGAGAAACATCAGTGCACCTGATGGCTGAAAACCTTGTGTTTGATTACTGAACAGTGGAGTGATATGAAGACATTTGCCTAACACGACAGTGGGGGCCTGTAACCACACGGTTGCAGTTAATGTTTAATTGTGTTGCAAATATCCCCACAAAGTGCAACTGGGcaataaagagaaaaggaggTGTGTCTTTAGCTCACTTACATCATCACTTTAaaactgaaagaggaaaaataaaatcaagaacCCATTCACATGTTTCAGTTATTCCTCaaagctctttttttctgtgaaagacCGAGAGAGAGAACTAATGGATTCTGCATCGCAGATCACAGGAGAGAAAAGGCAAGTATGTTATGTGTGACTCATGTTGTCTGTATTTGGTAATCTCCAGCGTTCTCAATGGTACAGTATAAATACAAATGACTGTCAATAATGAGAAGATAAAGGTTATGTGGTATATGAAGATAATATCTATTTTGAATTGTGCTATTTTGAATAGTACAATATTGCACTAATCATTTATTCTCATGATCTATTTAGTTATGCTAGGATGagtctgtttttattgaaatcaCTATAAATCAATGTACTACATATTTTGTTTAAGCATTAATGAGTATATATTATGCTAtaattatcattgttttttttaagtgcaatgTAATAcaagtttttgtttgtaattatgaATTGATGGGGGAAATTACAATGTACAGAGGAGAAATGTTGAcacatatttctgtttctgttttaagtCTAAATGTTGCATCCTTTGCAAATCAGAAATGAACCCAAAATAATTTATCatcttaattaatttttttaaacttttggtAGATACACGTTGGGATATTGTTATCAAACCTTAAATATGTGAAAGTACAATGACTGGCTATATATTGCCAATATGCCATTAGCAAAATGGGCTCAAAATTGTGGAATTTTTGAATCAGAAAAatcagttcctttttttctgattcATCACATGCTGCATGTCACAATGTATGCATTGAATGAACGGCTCACCTGACCTGTCAGCTCTTTGCTTCTACAATTCTAAAACTCTTTTTACAGGCCTGTCGAATATGGCAGTTTGGTATCCAGAAACAAGCAAATGTATAAGAACGATACATATTTGACGTGTGTGAAACTtaatattgaattattttattattcattattaatattattagctTTCAGGAAAGTCCCTGCCTTTTCCAGTACCGCAGGGATTATGCTCATGTGGGTAAATGCCTCATCATCAACAACGAAGACTTTGCTGGTGAGTGTCGTCAAAATTAAAACTGTGCATTACTACAGTGGACAAAAGCTCCTTTCATTTGATATTCAGAGCCATAAGTTCAGACAGCTGTTTGTGTCGTAGTGTATGGTTGTGACAGTTTGATTTTGACCGtaaatgcataaacattttattctaTGGAGACACTTGTAGGGTGGTACAATATACCTAGACAGTAGATTTGAGTATGAAATCAATAAACAACTTTATTCGTTTTGTATGGATCTATGCATAATGTGAATGAATGCTAACTGTATTTTAGCATAGATGCACATCTTAAATTACAGTACTATTATTTCAGAGAGGAAACTCACTGATAGTGGTTCTGTAAGTCAGTGACTCTTAAACATTTTGGATCAGAACCCAAAGTGGGTCACGGGAGTCAGTGAGGTGGGAATGAgtctacatacagtacatcccCCTGGGCTGTGCTAGTATGCATATTTCATGGGTCCCTGAAAGGTACTAAAGTTCTAATTTGGGTCCCGGTACTAAAAAGTACTTCCAATTTGGGTCACAATATTAAATAGTTTAATAACCAGCGCTGTAAggatccacttcctgtctctcacctcTGAAGATATGCCTCAACGGAGCGGTACGGAGGTGGACAGGAAGTTGCTGCGGCGGACGTTCGAATCCCTCAAGTTCACCGTGCAGGAGGAGAATAACCTGTCCGTTGGCGACATGCTGAGGGTCCTACGGGAAGGTGAAGGTTTCCCAGTGTTTTTTGGGAGAATTTTGTACGCCTACGGCTGACGCGGCTGCGTTCTCACTGCCTTGCTATCTTCCCCTGGGCCCCAGTGTCTGAGGAAGACCACGGAGACAGGGCGTGCTTCGTCTGCGTGCTGCTCAGCCACGGGGCGGACGGGACCATTTTCGGAACGGACGGGCAGGTTCCTCTCCGGGCCCTGACCTCTCTCCTCACCGCGAAGAGATGCCCGACCCTGAAGAGGAAGCCCAAATTATTCTTCGTCCAGGTAGAGAATGGCAGCTCTCGCCTTTACCAAACACGCACTACGGTTTCAGACTGGGCGGggcaccagggattttgggcctgAGTGAAAAGATTTCATCAGGGGTCCCACTACCCCAGAAAATTCtatgttctgttatttttttgagggcccctgtcagtcagaacCTTTAGAATCGTTCTTACAACCCCTGCCAAAAGGTGCCCCTGTACAAACTAATTTCAGTTAAGCAGATTTTGAATGTAACTGACTCATTAGAGTTCTGTTGAGTTCCATCCTTGCTGTGCTCTAGTCTCGGAAGCACCGTTAACACAAAATAATACACGGATTCTTCACGCAATGGGCGCCAGCAAATCCATCCATTAGGTGACAGTTAGCCAACCGCTCGTGCTCTTTGCAGGCTTGCAGGGGACATGACTACGATCCCGGAGTTGAAGTGGACTCAGCGGAGGGTGAACAGTCCTCGGAAATGTCAGAGATTTTGGAGGGAGATTTCCTGTGCAGCTTTTCTACAGTTCCAGGTAACCGCCCAGACTGTACAAATGTGAAATAAGAAAACTACGAAGGCTTTTAGAAAAAAACTTCAACACACTGAAGATGGCTACAGCACTCtcactgcatttttaattttgcaggTTATTTTTCGTGGAGGAACACAGGAACTGGCTCGATTTACATCAGATATCTGTGTGAGATGCTGAGTCAGAACAGAGGCCTGGAAATAACAAAGATCCTGACCAGGGTCAACCACAGGGTGGCGCTAGATTTTGAGTCAAACACCTTCAACTGGCAAaccagtggaaaaaaacaaatgcccTGTATTATGTCCACACTTACAAAAGAGCTCTTCCTCAATGTTTAACAGCAATCTCAAAAGTGTCTGAGATTTTACACACTTTTGTCACCAAATGAATAAAGTACGATACGTACAATGTACAacaaacaatgataaaaaattagaaattatattgaaattagaaattaattaatagaCAAATTTTAATTGCTGATTTTAAACGTAATTCGTGACCTCTGCTTGTTCTTTAATTTATGTTACACTACTATCTGATTCCCTGTTTGATGTTTGTGACTTGATGTTCAGTAACTTGTGTTTTATGTTAGGTCCCTATTGAAAAGGAGATTTTTTTATCTCAATGGAGTACTCccatttaagtaaataaataaataaaatataaaaatattttttaaaatgtaatgatttgaagttattatatttttgtctaCAGCAATGCCTTGGTTTTCTTGTAAGCTTTCAAACTGAATGTGAGTAAAGCTTTATTGACCTGACAGTGGATGCCACTGCAGTCTCTaacatgaaacataaaaaacactgacacattGCAAAGTAATATTCAAATTATGACTGACCTGCAAGTAAATTTAGGTTTTCAAGTTCGTCGGACACTGAGCAGCGTGCGACCAAATGACACACGTAGAGTACAGAAACAACCACAAAAGCACAGTGCGGACATGCGGCTGGACACTGGGAGGGGCCTTTCCGCTGGAGTGATATTTAGTCACACGAATGTCAATGAGTACGTGGTTTGTATGAGCTCAGGACCATAGTGCCCCTGGGAGGGCATCACTGCTTCAAATCCAGTCACGTTCAGACCTCTGAGCAGACGAGGGTTAACGGAACTCTCTCACTAATAAGCCCCCGTTTCTTGTCTACAGGAGTTAGGACTCCTAGTGTGTATttacaaagagacagacactcTTTGGGAACCTACAGAGACGGAGAATCACTGGTGAATTAAGTGTTTAACTATTCTTGATACATCAGTATTATTGATAAAATTCTCGTAGCATCTCATGGTAAAATATTCTTCAGAGGAAGGCTTTATGGGATTAGACAGCTGTTTGTGTATTTACATGACACTGTTTAGTCACGAAAAAAGCAGGTGGTTTAAGTCGTTAATTTTAATTGATGGGACTGTGTTGCAGGTGTATGCAATGTGTGGCTTAGATGTACACTGAAAACAGCTTGGAATGGTTggtattgcaaaaacaattgTTAATGCAAAAACACTTCGGTAGAGGAATTTCCCTGTAGCTAAAGTGCGTTTGCGGAGTTATTACATGAAGACATACGCGCTGAGTGACAATTCCGCAGTTACCCTGATAAAGCAGAACCCCTCGGTCGCGTTTTAAGTCACTGCGAAGCGAAAACGAAATTTCGGTTTCCGACAATACGCAGAAATGAAGACCAATAATATACCACAGAAGCCTTCCTACGCTCACACGTTTGCACTACGCCCTCTAGGCATGAACTGAAGCGAAACAAGCGCGTTGGGAGGGGATTTCCAGATCACCGTTTCCTTTACTTGTTTTGCTTTCGGTCTGGACACCGAACGAGACGGAAGTTAAAAATCTCCGTTTTATAACCACGGGCCACAAACTTAACTGTTGATTTGAAGTCTGTGAGAACATTCGCCGCGTTTGTACAGGGCACATTTTGCCTTATCACAGGTAAGATCATTCCCTCTTCGGATAGGGAAGAATTTGTCTATTATGTTTTGACCGACAGGAAGCTTCATCGAAAAAGGATCGTCTATAATCCCCGCGAAAGGATGGAAGTGGAAGTCAAACGCAAGGCAGAGGTTTGATTTCACTTTTGGATTGCTTCAACTCACTAGAATGGAAGCGAGCTGTAAACTGTCTAGGACGGTGTTTGTCTACCGATAGTCAACTCGCAGCTGTCAGTTAGTCGATGTAACTTTGGCCATGACGAATTTGGTTATTGCCCACGATGTAAGCTATTGCAACAGTCTAAAAAAACCAATATGAATTGAATATGAACCCAGAATCAGCGGTAATAATTCATGCAAAAGTCTAAATATGGATATATGTTCCTGTGATTATGAGAACAATTGTTATGCTCAGAAACGTCACATGGGATGGGATAAGAACGAATAAGTGTTGGTACGTTACTGGATActtatttgtgatttatattgATTCAAATTGTTCTAATGTTGTCTTTTCTGCATTTGTAATATCTGAAGAATAAGTCGT
The nucleotide sequence above comes from Anguilla rostrata isolate EN2019 chromosome 7, ASM1855537v3, whole genome shotgun sequence. Encoded proteins:
- the LOC135260030 gene encoding caspase-7-like, producing the protein MDSASQITGEKSFQESPCLFQYRRDYAHVGKCLIINNEDFADMPQRSGTEVDRKLLRRTFESLKFTVQEENNLSVGDMLRVLREVSEEDHGDRACFVCVLLSHGADGTIFGTDGQVPLRALTSLLTAKRCPTLKRKPKLFFVQACRGHDYDPGVEVDSAEGEQSSEMSEILEGDFLCSFSTVPGYFSWRNTGTGSIYIRYLCEMLSQNRGLEITKILTRVNHRVALDFESNTFNWQTSGKKQMPCIMSTLTKELFLNV